AAGACAGCCGCTTTCTCCATTTGGCTTGAGACGAGGACTCATCGGTCACTGGGGTCAATCCGGCGCCTTTGCCTTCCATCACCCTGAATCAGGACTTTATTTCACCGGAACCGTTAACCAGGCTATCGGTCAATCTGCGGCTGTGCAGGCGATGGCAAGAATCATTCGTCAATATGGACGGGAAAAAAAGGCACTTCGCTTGCACGCAGATGTCCCTTAACAAAAAAATGTTCCACCCGTGTTAACTCTCAACATGGGTGGAACATCGGAATATTGGTGCATTAATGAATGGCCTTCTTCTTAAAGCGGCCGCCCTTCACGTCATGGATATTCCCGATGGCAACAAAAGCCTGGGAATCCCAATCTTCTACGATGGATTTGAGCTTCGCTTCTTCCAGACGGGTAATGACAACAAAGATAACTTTCTTGCTGTCGCCGGAATAAGCGCCCTCTCCCTCCAGATAGGTTACACCGCGCCCAAGACGTTGGGTCAGCGCATCACCGATCTCCTTATGCTTATCACTGATAATCCAAACCGATTTGGATTGATCAATGCCTTCAATTGTAATATCAATCAGTTTAAACGCCAGGTAATAAGCAATCAGCGAGTACATGGCATGATCCCAACCGAAAATAAATCCTGCGCTGCCAAGAATAAATACGTTAATGAACATCACGATTTCACCGACAGAAAACGGCGTCTTTTTGTTGATCAGAATAGCCACGATTTCCGTTCCGTCCAAGGAGCCGCCGGACCGGATAACAAGACCAACCCCGATTCCGAGTAGAACGCCGCCGAACACGGCCGCAAGCAGCGGATCAATGGTGATCGGATCCACGGGATGTAGAAAATAAGTTCCAATGGACATGATCACGACGGCGAACAGCGTGGATAATGCAAAGGTTTTCCCAATTTGTTTATATCCCATAAATAAAAATGGAAGGTTGAACAAGGTCAGGAATACACCTAGCGGAACATTGGTGATATGGGAAACCATAATGGATACACCGGTAATGCCTCCGTCAATAATTCTGTTGGGTACCAGAAAGATCTCCAGCCCTACTGCCATCAATACCGCACCGAAAGTTAAGAACACCAGACGACGGAGAAGCTTCAAGGTGGTTGAGCCTGCCTTGGGATTCTCCGGCTTCTGCTGCTCCGCTTTCACTTGCGCAAGAATCTTCACATCACTTGACATAAATCTCCCCCGTTCAACTTATGAAAAATAAGCTAATTTATATTTATAAGTGAAACTCTTATAAATATTCTATCATATAATAAATGCTGGACATAGAACTTTCAGGTTTCTTCCTGAATTTCACTTGCCCTTTCAACACTCTTACACCTGATGTAAGATGTTACACTTATAGTAAGGGTGACAGCATCCTGCATAAAATTTCGGCTGCTTTCTGCCATCTTCCGCGCTGACGAAACCTCTCCGCATCAATCTGCCTGCTCTGTTTGAGATCCTCCTTAAAATCCGCAACCAACTGTTCTATCGGCAGTTGATCAAACAGTACGGCTGTCAGCTCAAAATTACAGAAGAAACTCCGCATATCCATATTCGCCGTACCGACCGAACCGAGAAGTTCGTCCACAATGAGCACCTTGGCATGGATGAATCCTTTTTCATACTCGTAGAAGGTAACTCCAGCTGCCAGCAGCTCTTCTACGTAGGACAAGCTTGCCATCTTCACAAAACGGGAATCGGCACGATCCGGAATAATGATCCGTACATCCACACCGCTCACCGCTGCCGTCTTCAGCGCCTCATATATCCCTTCATCGGGAATGAAGTACGGCGTTGTGATCCATATCCGTTCCTTGGCTACGGAAATCGCCCCGAAGCACATCTCCTGAATGGCATTCCAGCTCAGATCCGGTCCGCTGCTCAAAATTTGTATTTGCTCATCCCCGGTGCATTGATGCTCCGGGAACAGCCCGAAATCCGCAATACGCTCCCCGGAAGCAAGCTTCCAGTCGTGCAGAAACACATTTTGCAAGAAATAGACTGCATCCCCCTTTACTTCCAGATGCGTATCGCGCCAGTAGCCCATTTTCGGATATTCGCCCAGATAGTCGTCCCCGACGTTAATCCCGCCAAGAAAACCGATCGTGCCATCCACTACAACGATTTTACGGTGATTCCGGTAATTGATTCTGCGGCTGAACATCGAAACCATGGCGGGCAGGAAGAAATAGAACTCCACTCCCGATTCCTTAAACCGCTGAATGAACGTTTTCTTGAGTTTGTAACTGCCAAGCCCGTCACAAACCAGACGTACCTTGACGCCTTCCCGTGCCTTTCGAATCATGACATCCTGAAACTTCGTGCCGATCCGGTCATGACGAAAGATATAGAACTCCACATGAATATGATCTTTGGCCTGCTCCATCGCGCTCAGCATGGCAGCGTAAGTCTCTTTCCCATCCGTCAACACTCGGCTCTGATTACACCCTGTAATCGGACTCTCCGACAAGTGATTAAGCAGATTGAACAAACGATCATTGTGATGAAATCCGGCATTGTTCATATCTTCCTTGTGCCGAACAACGGCGGCCCGATCCCATAGGTGCCCCCTGAGTTCCTGAAACAGTCTGGAGCCCCGCTTGCGAATCTTCAACCGCTTCTGATAGTCCCTCGCCACAAAGAAATAGAGTACAAACCCGATCAATGGGAGGCAAAATAAAATAAACAGCCACGCCACGGCCTTGGACGGATTCCGAAACTCCAGCAACAGCACTGCAACCATCTGCAAAATAAAAGTAATAAGTGCAACCAGAAGCCATACCATATCGACAGCCTCCTCAGCATGAATAATAGTCGTATTTTGAACCGAATAACTACACTACATCATTGACCAATTCCATATGTATTTATTCAATTACCCAATGACGCACCATACTGAATAAGTTCTCTTATCTAATAATTTTTGACATGTTCTTCGAGAGAATAGAATACATACTAGATAAGGAGCTGGCCAAGTCTAGCGGGTACCATGATTCATAAATGATGTATGGAAGGGAGATGCCATGAAAACCACACACCGTAAACAACGCTTAACCCTGCTGGTGCTTCGGGATGCCCAGCATTCAGTCAAACAGATCCATCTGTCCAAGCCTCTAATGATAGCGGTGCCCGCGGCCGCTATTTTGTCCATCGCCGGACTGATCGTTTCCCTGCAGATCCAGTCGGCCCAAACGATCTCAGGGCTGGAACAGCAGCTGATGCTCAGAAGCCTGGAAGCCTTAAAGATGGAAGTGACGGTCACCGACAAGGAGGAAGCCATTGAACGCTTAAACAAAGCCATCATTCAGCTGTCGGGTGAAGCAGAGCAAACGAAGGTCCAGATGGAGCGCGTTCAGCAGCTGGAGCAGGAGCTTCAGCAGTTTATTCAGAAGCACGGCAGCTTGTCAGGACAGACCTCCTCCATCACAGCTGAGGATAAGCAGCATGTCGGAGGGGAATTCATTGCCGTTCATGAGAATGAAATGTTAAGTCTCGCAAGGGAGACCCATGATGATTTCGAGGAGATTCAGCAGTTGATTTCACGTATGGAGCGTCATATTCCGCGTACGCTGGATCAAGCCCAGGAGACCCAAGAGAAACGTGAAGGCACACCCTCACTGTGGCCAACCACCTCTAAACGGCTGACATCGAATTTCGGTTATCGGAGCGATCCTTTTACCGGGCGTTCGGCCTATCATGCCGGCATCGATATTGCCGGTAAAACC
Above is a window of Paenibacillus sp. FSL K6-1330 DNA encoding:
- a CDS encoding M23 family metallopeptidase, with the protein product MKTTHRKQRLTLLVLRDAQHSVKQIHLSKPLMIAVPAAAILSIAGLIVSLQIQSAQTISGLEQQLMLRSLEALKMEVTVTDKEEAIERLNKAIIQLSGEAEQTKVQMERVQQLEQELQQFIQKHGSLSGQTSSITAEDKQHVGGEFIAVHENEMLSLARETHDDFEEIQQLISRMERHIPRTLDQAQETQEKREGTPSLWPTTSKRLTSNFGYRSDPFTGRSAYHAGIDIAGKTGDPIYAAGAGEVTAAERSGARGLYIVVKHPNGLETWYMHLDSLAVSVGDHVEQGESIGKLGSSGRSTGPHLHFQVVKNNQTINPLPYLQ
- a CDS encoding YitT family protein — its product is MSSDVKILAQVKAEQQKPENPKAGSTTLKLLRRLVFLTFGAVLMAVGLEIFLVPNRIIDGGITGVSIMVSHITNVPLGVFLTLFNLPFLFMGYKQIGKTFALSTLFAVVIMSIGTYFLHPVDPITIDPLLAAVFGGVLLGIGVGLVIRSGGSLDGTEIVAILINKKTPFSVGEIVMFINVFILGSAGFIFGWDHAMYSLIAYYLAFKLIDITIEGIDQSKSVWIISDKHKEIGDALTQRLGRGVTYLEGEGAYSGDSKKVIFVVITRLEEAKLKSIVEDWDSQAFVAIGNIHDVKGGRFKKKAIH
- the cls gene encoding cardiolipin synthase, yielding MVWLLVALITFILQMVAVLLLEFRNPSKAVAWLFILFCLPLIGFVLYFFVARDYQKRLKIRKRGSRLFQELRGHLWDRAAVVRHKEDMNNAGFHHNDRLFNLLNHLSESPITGCNQSRVLTDGKETYAAMLSAMEQAKDHIHVEFYIFRHDRIGTKFQDVMIRKAREGVKVRLVCDGLGSYKLKKTFIQRFKESGVEFYFFLPAMVSMFSRRINYRNHRKIVVVDGTIGFLGGINVGDDYLGEYPKMGYWRDTHLEVKGDAVYFLQNVFLHDWKLASGERIADFGLFPEHQCTGDEQIQILSSGPDLSWNAIQEMCFGAISVAKERIWITTPYFIPDEGIYEALKTAAVSGVDVRIIIPDRADSRFVKMASLSYVEELLAAGVTFYEYEKGFIHAKVLIVDELLGSVGTANMDMRSFFCNFELTAVLFDQLPIEQLVADFKEDLKQSRQIDAERFRQRGRWQKAAEILCRMLSPLL